In Archangium violaceum, the following are encoded in one genomic region:
- a CDS encoding ABC transporter ATP-binding protein, translating into MALLSIRNVFKSYFLHGKRIDVLRGVSLDIEKGELVSLIGASGAGKSTFLHVLGTLDMPAAGELLFEGRSVFAMNDAEIAEFRNRTIGFVFQSHYLLPEFTALENVAMPALVQRRDRTQSYAYARELLERVGLGSRVEHRPGELSGGEAQRVALARALVLKPAVLLADEPTGNLDPATGEGIHQLLREVNRDLGITAVVVTHNETLARSMPRRLRLVAGQVTEA; encoded by the coding sequence ATGGCGCTGCTCTCCATCCGCAACGTCTTCAAGAGCTACTTCCTGCACGGCAAGCGCATCGACGTGCTCCGGGGCGTGTCCCTGGACATCGAGAAGGGCGAGCTGGTGAGTCTCATCGGCGCGTCCGGCGCGGGCAAGAGCACCTTCCTGCACGTGCTGGGCACGCTGGACATGCCGGCCGCGGGCGAGCTGCTCTTCGAGGGCCGCTCCGTCTTCGCGATGAACGACGCGGAGATCGCCGAGTTCCGCAACCGCACCATCGGCTTCGTCTTCCAGAGCCACTACCTGCTGCCCGAGTTCACCGCCCTGGAGAACGTGGCCATGCCGGCGCTCGTCCAGCGCCGGGACCGGACCCAGTCCTATGCCTACGCCCGCGAGCTGCTGGAGCGGGTGGGGTTGGGCAGCCGGGTGGAGCACCGGCCCGGCGAGCTGTCCGGCGGCGAGGCCCAGCGCGTGGCCCTGGCCCGGGCCCTGGTGCTCAAGCCCGCGGTGCTGCTGGCCGACGAGCCCACCGGCAACCTGGACCCCGCCACCGGCGAGGGCATCCACCAGCTCCTGCGCGAGGTGAACCGGGACCTGGGCATCACCGCCGTGGTGGTGACCCACAATGAAACATTGGCCCGCTCCATGCCCCGGCGGCTGCGGTTGGTGGCCGGCCAGGTGACCGAGGCTTGA
- a CDS encoding ABC transporter permease — protein sequence MNAERQTVYRWSFIWSGALVALVGAVLLGVAITKSDAWERVGGVLGMSMLAWGGLLQTLQALGLTAVQSTALRSSVNVSGTQFILSGAAAWLVGWAIIAAGIRRAPVSAEGPSPAAGAELYPRLAQYRDFYWSTLGAYGGGILLSELVLILLQTFLSSGGGAGAEGEGGLPPTGAFAIALILSSLVAFGSGFVGASRARRLAMPEATIGVIYFGLPVPVLLTLMEQLPDLQMSLGYRLREVTYLADMLGRPVIGYWLVFSLLVLMLVLGINTGFIAAGSGRVDLKLGFELFVARRHVGVFRPSLLLGTLAVLMFGIVPPLIVYGIIRAVEAAVERTRIRALGMKDPLAAASALNNLKLREQSPTMMMTALSVGGVGVGVMALIIVLSVMSGFEVDLQQKILGAHSHVVVSKYAGNLSEYKRLMEQIAKVPGVVGQTPSIDNPVMVLGEGDEVQGIVLKGIDPDTVGSVLDLRKNMLPGGELDYLQKPEKISPRRTLGFGTESSQKQEEEEESEDPIIGKSTKSAQEKVLPGIVLGRELATILRVVVGDRVNVISPQGAELGPAGLIPKSRAFRVAGIFYSGMYEYDAKFAYILLGEAQKLFGTDGPSGIELKVLDVDDARRIASLVSRELGGYPYRARDWGEIHRNIFSALRLEKLVMGIILSIIIVVAAGLIVATVIMLVLEKRKEIAVLKALGVSDGGIVKIFLAEGLQIGVAGGLLGLFSGLSWCLFIEKVGIKLDPSVYYIPALPVKIEPLQTALSVVIAVLVTYLASIYPALKASSVEPVEGLKAE from the coding sequence GTGAACGCCGAACGGCAGACCGTCTACCGCTGGAGCTTCATCTGGAGCGGCGCCCTCGTGGCGCTCGTGGGGGCCGTGCTGCTCGGCGTGGCCATCACCAAGTCCGACGCCTGGGAGCGAGTCGGCGGCGTGCTGGGGATGTCGATGCTCGCCTGGGGTGGGCTGCTGCAGACACTCCAGGCGCTGGGGCTCACGGCGGTGCAGTCCACCGCCCTGCGCTCCTCGGTGAACGTCTCCGGCACACAGTTCATCCTGTCCGGCGCGGCCGCCTGGCTGGTGGGGTGGGCGATCATCGCCGCCGGCATCCGGCGTGCTCCGGTCTCCGCCGAGGGACCGAGCCCGGCCGCCGGGGCGGAGCTCTACCCTCGGCTGGCCCAGTACCGCGACTTCTACTGGAGCACCCTGGGCGCCTACGGCGGGGGCATCCTGCTCTCGGAGCTGGTGCTCATCCTCCTGCAGACGTTCCTGTCCAGCGGTGGTGGCGCGGGAGCGGAAGGGGAGGGCGGGCTGCCTCCGACGGGCGCCTTCGCCATCGCGTTGATCCTCTCGTCGCTCGTGGCCTTCGGGAGCGGCTTCGTGGGGGCCTCGCGGGCGCGGCGGCTGGCCATGCCCGAGGCCACCATCGGCGTCATCTACTTCGGCCTGCCCGTGCCCGTGCTGCTGACGCTGATGGAGCAGCTGCCGGACCTCCAGATGTCGCTGGGCTACCGGCTGCGCGAGGTGACGTACCTGGCGGACATGCTCGGTCGCCCGGTGATCGGCTACTGGCTCGTCTTCTCGCTGCTGGTGCTGATGCTGGTGCTGGGCATCAACACCGGCTTCATCGCCGCGGGCAGCGGGCGCGTGGACCTGAAGCTCGGCTTCGAGCTGTTCGTCGCCCGCAGGCACGTGGGCGTGTTCCGCCCCTCGTTGCTGCTGGGCACGCTGGCGGTGTTGATGTTCGGCATCGTCCCGCCGCTCATCGTCTACGGCATCATCCGCGCGGTGGAGGCCGCCGTGGAGCGCACCCGCATCCGAGCGCTCGGCATGAAGGACCCGCTCGCCGCCGCATCCGCGCTCAACAACCTCAAGCTGCGCGAGCAGTCGCCCACCATGATGATGACGGCGCTCTCCGTGGGCGGCGTGGGCGTGGGCGTGATGGCCCTCATCATCGTGCTCTCGGTGATGAGCGGCTTCGAGGTGGATCTCCAGCAGAAGATCCTCGGGGCCCACTCGCACGTGGTGGTGTCCAAGTACGCGGGCAACCTGTCCGAGTACAAGCGGCTGATGGAGCAGATCGCCAAGGTGCCCGGCGTGGTGGGGCAGACGCCCTCCATCGACAACCCCGTCATGGTGCTCGGCGAGGGCGATGAGGTGCAGGGCATCGTGCTCAAGGGCATCGACCCGGACACCGTGGGCTCGGTGTTGGATCTGCGCAAGAACATGCTTCCGGGCGGCGAGCTGGACTACCTCCAGAAGCCCGAGAAGATCTCCCCCCGGCGCACGCTGGGCTTCGGCACCGAGTCCTCCCAGAAGCAGGAAGAGGAGGAGGAGTCCGAGGATCCCATCATCGGCAAGAGCACCAAGAGCGCCCAGGAGAAGGTGCTGCCCGGCATCGTGCTCGGCCGGGAGCTGGCCACCATCCTGCGCGTGGTGGTGGGGGACCGGGTGAACGTCATCTCCCCGCAGGGCGCCGAGCTGGGCCCCGCGGGCCTCATCCCCAAGAGCCGGGCCTTCCGCGTGGCCGGCATCTTCTACTCGGGCATGTACGAGTACGACGCCAAGTTCGCCTACATCCTGCTCGGCGAGGCGCAGAAGCTCTTTGGCACCGATGGCCCCAGCGGCATCGAGCTGAAGGTGTTGGACGTGGATGACGCCCGGCGCATCGCGAGCCTGGTGTCGCGCGAGCTGGGCGGCTACCCCTACCGCGCACGCGACTGGGGAGAGATCCACCGCAACATCTTCTCCGCGCTCCGGCTCGAGAAGCTGGTGATGGGCATCATCCTGTCCATCATCATCGTGGTGGCCGCCGGCCTCATCGTGGCCACCGTCATCATGCTGGTGCTGGAGAAGCGCAAGGAGATCGCCGTACTCAAGGCGCTCGGCGTGTCCGACGGCGGCATCGTGAAGATCTTCCTCGCCGAGGGCCTGCAGATTGGCGTGGCCGGGGGTCTGCTGGGCCTCTTCTCCGGCCTGAGCTGGTGCCTTTTCATCGAGAAGGTGGGCATCAAGCTGGACCCGTCCGTCTATTACATCCCGGCGCTGCCGGTGAAGATCGAACCCCTCCAGACCGCGCTGTCGGTGGTCATCGCGGTACTCGTCACCTACCTGGCATCCATCTATCCCGCGCTCAAGGCGAGCAGCGTGGAGCCGGTGGAAGGCCTGAAGGCGGAGTGA